The genomic interval CCTATCGCCCGGGAACTCGCCCACGAGACCAGGCGCCGCGAACGGCTGGTTGGCCGGAAACTTCCCAAGCCGGAGAAGACCCGTGTCTTCACGGTGTCCAACCAAAAGGGCGGCGTGGGCAAGACCACCACCACCGTGAACATCGCTGCTGCCCTGGCCGCAGCCGGCCTGAACGTCCTGGTCATTGACATCGATCCCCAAGGCAACGCCTCCACCGCCCTCGGCGTCGAGCACCATGCCGATGTGGACAGCATCTACGACGTCCTCATCAACGATTTCCCTCTCGCCGACGTCGTGGCCCCCTGCCCGGACATCAGCAACCTGATTTGCGCCCCTGCCACCATTCACCTGGCCGGCGCGGAGATTGAGCTTGTTTCGCTTGTTGCCCGTGAACAGCGGCTCCGCCGGGCGATCGATGTCTATGCCAAGACCCGGGCAAAGAACGGCGAAGAACGCCTCGACTACATCTTCATTGACTGCCCGCCCAGCCTCGGGTTGCTCACGGTTAATGCCTTCTGTGCTGCCGGTGAGGTCCTTATCCCCATCCAGTGTGAGTACTACGCACTTGAAGGCCTCAGCCAGCTCCTCAAAAACATTGAGATGATCCAGAAGCACCTGAATGCGGATCTGGTGGTCTCCACTATTCTCCTCACGATGTATGACGGACGGACCAATCTTGCAGCCCAGGTGGCAGCGGAAGTTCGCCTCCACTTCCCTGAGCAGGTCCTGGGTGCTGTAGTCCCCCGCTCCGTCCGGATTTCAGAAGCTCCGAGCTACCAGCAAACCGTCATGACGTACGATCCTTCCTCCAGTGGAGCCTTGTCTTACCTGGAAGCCGCAGCCGAAATCGCTGAACGCTAGAATCTTCAAGAACTGCAACAACCGGAGTCCGGCAAGGTCTGACTCTTCCATCGGAGGGATTTATCCATGAGCGAAAAGCGACGTGGCCTAGGCCGCGGTCTTGGCGCACTCATTCCAAGTTCCGCCGGTAGTGCGTCGGGCAACGGCGGTGCTGTGTCGCGGCCTGTGGATCTCTTCTTCCCTGAAGGCCGTAAGAAAGTCGCGTCCCCTGACGACGCTTCAGGGAATGGTGGGGCAGCTTCAGATGCTTCATCTTCCGAGTCGGTTGCTTCCGAGTCGGTTGCGCCGGCTCAGGCCAACGGCGCATCCGTAACGAAGCAGGCAGCTGCGCCGAGAACTGCCTCCCCCGCGAATCCGCCGGCCAAGGCAGCAGAGACGCTGCCGGCCGCAAAAGCTCCCGCCAAGGCTCCTGCGAAAGCTCCTGTAAAGGGCGGTGCAGCTACATCGACGGTGGACGGCTCGCCCAGGCCAGTTGAAGACGCAGCTGGCGAGTCTGTGTCCGAGGTGTCTGAGTCCCAGAGCAGTGCGCCGGATAACGGTGTTGACCTCGTGGAAGTCCCCGGCGTGCGTTTTGCCGAGATTCCGGTCACCGACATCCATCCGAACCGTAAACAGCCCCGCTCAGTCTTCGATGACGATGACATGGCGGAGCTCATCCACTCCGTGCGCGAAATCGGCGTCCTCCAGCCAATTGTGGTTCGTACTTCCACCGAAGAAGGTGGAGAACCGTACGAGCTGGTGATGGGTGAGCGTCGCTGGAGGGCAGTGCAGGCGGCCGGGATGGCGACCATCCCTGCCATCGTCCGGGACACCACTGATGACGACCTCCTCAGGGATGCACTGCTGGAGAACCTGCATCGCAGCCAGTTGAACCCGCTCGAAGAGGCAGCGGCCTACCAGCAACTGCTTGAAGACTTCGGAACCACTCACGAGCAGCTCGCGGACCGCATTGGCCGATCGCGTCCCCAGGTTTCGAACACGCTGCGTCTCCTCAAACTTCCGCCCCTGGTTCAGCGTCGAGTGGCGGCCAGCGTTATTTCCGCTGGCCACGCGCGCGCCCTGCTCGCCCTGCCGGATGCAGCAGCCATGGAACGCCTCGCCCAGAAGATCGTGGCTGAAGGCATGTCTGTTCGGGCAACCGAAGAGGCCGTCACTCTCTATCAGGATCCTGCGAAGCCTGCCAAGAACAACATCCCTCGTCCGGGAGCCCGCCATGAGCGCCTGGACTATCTGGCATCCTCGTTGTCAGACCGCTTGGACACTAATGTCAAGATTTCCCTGGGTGTCCGCAAGGGACGTGTCAGCATTGAATTCGCCAGTGTTGAAGACCTGAATCGCATCATGGAAGTTCTTGCGCCAGGATCTGAAAACTAGCGTTCTCTATTCAAAGAAGGGCCTGTTTCACGTGAAACAGGCCCTTCTTTCGTCTGTATCGACGCCATCTTTGCACTCCCGAGCTGATACTGGCGTGGCCATCGTGGTTGTGTCGCGCCCCGGGATCGAGCCCGCGGTTCGCATGGCGTAGCATTCTGGGCCCGATGAAATGGTTCCGGTGTGGGACGCGAGTTTGGCACTGCTGCTGCCTTGGACTCCTCTAAAGACTGGACTCTCCCAGCGTCTGGCATCTTTGCTTGTGTTCCCGCGGCAGCGGTGGAATTCTGTGGTTTCGGGTTTGCTGACGCACTGGAGGTGGGCACTGAGGGCGATGGAGATGGCGGAGCCGCGAACTCTCGAACGGCGATCAGGCAGGAGTGGAGGATTCGAAGGA from Pseudarthrobacter sp. SSS035 carries:
- a CDS encoding ParB/RepB/Spo0J family partition protein, with product MSEKRRGLGRGLGALIPSSAGSASGNGGAVSRPVDLFFPEGRKKVASPDDASGNGGAASDASSSESVASESVAPAQANGASVTKQAAAPRTASPANPPAKAAETLPAAKAPAKAPAKAPVKGGAATSTVDGSPRPVEDAAGESVSEVSESQSSAPDNGVDLVEVPGVRFAEIPVTDIHPNRKQPRSVFDDDDMAELIHSVREIGVLQPIVVRTSTEEGGEPYELVMGERRWRAVQAAGMATIPAIVRDTTDDDLLRDALLENLHRSQLNPLEEAAAYQQLLEDFGTTHEQLADRIGRSRPQVSNTLRLLKLPPLVQRRVAASVISAGHARALLALPDAAAMERLAQKIVAEGMSVRATEEAVTLYQDPAKPAKNNIPRPGARHERLDYLASSLSDRLDTNVKISLGVRKGRVSIEFASVEDLNRIMEVLAPGSEN
- a CDS encoding ParA family protein — translated: MTSSEASTQRIPPFVSLGSARSVAGMGMGSAPGRGESHPNPVAEMAILASVSRETTTGGRINVMDTMDDSSPIARELAHETRRRERLVGRKLPKPEKTRVFTVSNQKGGVGKTTTTVNIAAALAAAGLNVLVIDIDPQGNASTALGVEHHADVDSIYDVLINDFPLADVVAPCPDISNLICAPATIHLAGAEIELVSLVAREQRLRRAIDVYAKTRAKNGEERLDYIFIDCPPSLGLLTVNAFCAAGEVLIPIQCEYYALEGLSQLLKNIEMIQKHLNADLVVSTILLTMYDGRTNLAAQVAAEVRLHFPEQVLGAVVPRSVRISEAPSYQQTVMTYDPSSSGALSYLEAAAEIAER